In a genomic window of Streptomyces noursei ATCC 11455:
- a CDS encoding alpha/beta fold hydrolase, producing MVRRIDVTGSGGVRLAAWEFTDPPKSGGGLEGDGRRPGVLLLHGLMGRASHWADTARRLSAAHRAVALDQRGHGRSDKPVEGPLDRAAYVEDAIAAIEQLELAPAALVGHAMGALTAWQVAARRPDLVRALVICDMRASALGAASQREWAEWFRSWPVPFATLADVRKWFGEDDPTLERPRPARGEFFAEVMAERADGWRPVFSRRQMLSARETWVHDAHWEELAQVACPTLVVRGLDAELGRAEAQEMVRVLSRGEYAEIPEAGHLLPWEQPDAWCRVIEPFLGALTPQP from the coding sequence ATGGTGCGGCGTATCGATGTGACGGGGTCCGGCGGCGTGCGGCTCGCGGCCTGGGAATTCACCGACCCGCCCAAGAGCGGCGGCGGGCTGGAGGGGGACGGGCGGCGGCCGGGTGTGCTGCTGCTCCACGGCCTGATGGGGCGGGCCTCCCACTGGGCGGACACCGCGCGCCGGCTGAGCGCGGCGCACCGCGCGGTCGCCCTCGACCAGCGCGGCCACGGCCGCAGCGACAAGCCCGTCGAGGGGCCGCTCGACCGCGCCGCCTATGTCGAGGACGCCATCGCCGCCATCGAGCAGCTGGAGCTGGCCCCGGCCGCCCTGGTCGGCCACGCCATGGGCGCCCTGACGGCCTGGCAGGTCGCGGCCCGGCGCCCGGATCTGGTCCGGGCCCTGGTGATCTGCGATATGCGCGCCTCGGCGCTGGGGGCGGCCTCGCAGCGCGAGTGGGCGGAGTGGTTCCGCTCCTGGCCGGTGCCGTTCGCCACGCTCGCGGACGTCCGCAAGTGGTTCGGCGAGGACGACCCGACGCTGGAGCGCCCCCGGCCGGCCCGCGGGGAGTTCTTCGCCGAGGTGATGGCCGAGCGTGCCGACGGCTGGCGTCCGGTCTTCTCCCGCCGTCAGATGCTCAGCGCCCGCGAGACCTGGGTGCACGACGCCCACTGGGAAGAGCTCGCCCAGGTCGCCTGCCCCACCCTCGTCGTCCGGGGCCTCGACGCCGAGCTGGGCCGCGCCGAGGCCCAGGAGATGGTCCGGGTGCTGTCGCGCGGCGAGTACGCCGAGATCCCCGAGGCCGGCCATCTGCTGCCCTGGGAGCAGCCCGACGCCTGGTGCCGGGTCATCGAGCCGTTCCTCGGCGCGCTGACACCCCAGCCCTGA
- a CDS encoding metal-dependent transcriptional regulator: MSGLIDTTEMYLRTILELEEEGVVPMRARIAERLEQSGPTVSQTVARMERDGLLTVAGDRHLELTEEGRRLATRVMRKHRLAECLLVDVIGLEWEQVHAEACRWEHVMSEAVERRVVELLRHPTESPYGNPIPGLEELGEKAEADPFLDAGMVSLMDLDAGSDGKTAVVRRIGEPIQADAQLMYTLRRAGVQPGAVVSVTESPGGVLVGSSGEAAELDAEIANHVFVAKR, from the coding sequence ATGTCCGGACTGATCGACACCACGGAGATGTATCTCCGCACCATCCTCGAACTGGAAGAGGAGGGTGTGGTCCCCATGCGCGCCCGCATCGCGGAGCGGCTGGAACAGAGCGGCCCGACGGTCAGCCAGACCGTGGCCCGCATGGAGCGAGACGGCCTGCTGACGGTGGCGGGCGACCGGCACCTGGAGCTGACGGAGGAGGGCCGCCGGCTGGCGACGCGGGTGATGCGCAAGCACCGCCTCGCCGAGTGCCTGCTGGTCGACGTCATCGGGCTGGAGTGGGAGCAGGTGCACGCCGAGGCGTGCCGCTGGGAGCACGTGATGAGCGAGGCGGTCGAGCGCCGCGTCGTGGAACTGCTGCGCCACCCCACCGAGTCCCCGTACGGCAACCCCATCCCGGGCCTGGAGGAGCTGGGCGAGAAGGCCGAGGCCGACCCGTTCCTGGACGCCGGCATGGTGAGCCTGATGGATCTGGACGCGGGCTCCGACGGCAAGACGGCCGTGGTGCGCCGGATCGGCGAGCCCATCCAGGCCGACGCCCAGCTGATGTACACGCTGCGGCGGGCCGGGGTGCAGCCGGGCGCGGTGGTCAGCGTGACGGAGTCCCCGGGCGGGGTGCTGGTCGGCAGCAGCGGCGAGGCCGCCGAGCTGGACGCCGAAATCGCCAACCACGTCTTCGTCGCCAAGCGCTGA
- a CDS encoding SIS domain-containing protein, producing MAESDRSEGLAGRYFDAAIDLLRQVRDTEGDRITAAGRLIADTVAAGGRVFSFGAGHSSLPAQDTVYRAGGLAIMNLLSVPGVVGVDVRPATLGSALERVDGLAGAVLDTSPLERGDVLVIISLSGRNALPVEMAINARALGIRVIGLTSVAYAGATKSRHSSGTYLKDHCDIVLDSRIPVGDAELTLPGIEAPFAPASTVVTSAIMQAVVATAAGTLAERGVQPPLLRSGNVDGGHEWNGRVMREYADRIFYRH from the coding sequence ATGGCTGAGAGCGACCGGAGCGAGGGGCTGGCCGGGCGGTACTTCGACGCCGCGATCGACCTGCTGCGGCAGGTCCGCGACACGGAGGGGGACCGGATCACCGCGGCCGGCCGGCTGATCGCGGACACCGTGGCGGCGGGCGGCCGGGTCTTCTCCTTCGGGGCCGGGCACTCCTCGCTGCCGGCCCAGGACACCGTGTACCGCGCCGGCGGCCTGGCGATCATGAACCTGCTCTCCGTCCCCGGGGTCGTCGGGGTGGACGTCCGGCCGGCGACGCTGGGCAGCGCGCTGGAGCGGGTCGACGGACTGGCCGGGGCGGTGCTGGACACCAGCCCGCTGGAGCGCGGCGACGTGCTGGTGATCATCTCGCTCTCCGGGCGGAACGCGCTGCCGGTCGAGATGGCGATCAACGCGCGGGCCCTGGGCATCAGGGTCATCGGCCTGACGTCGGTGGCCTACGCGGGCGCCACCAAGTCCCGGCACTCCTCGGGCACATACCTCAAGGACCACTGCGACATCGTGCTGGACAGCCGGATCCCGGTCGGCGACGCGGAGCTGACGCTGCCCGGCATCGAGGCGCCGTTCGCCCCCGCCTCGACGGTCGTCACCAGCGCGATCATGCAGGCCGTGGTGGCGACCGCGGCCGGCACGCTGGCCGAGCGCGGGGTGCAGCCGCCGCTGCTGCGCTCGGGCAACGTGGACGGCGGGCACGAGTGGAACGGCCGGGTGATGCGGGAGTACGCGGACCGGATCTTCTACCGGCACTGA
- a CDS encoding PAS domain-containing protein translates to MDGPGQAASGPPRTGVDTEPDRPPDADDSGLLAALLDGMDAALMAFAADGTVTHWNHEAARILGWTPQEAVGRPGLTGWAVRAEDAEGVQSALAAAMRAPGRQVHDFALLAKDGHRVLVRTQSSAVHAADGRVAGVYCAFSESHTQLDLERAVALSEALFEDATWGVVLIDADLRPAVVNGHAARAFGRGRTALLGRPLGDVLAQGVEELENAFQHVLAEGAPPAIAELWVTLRDGECELPRRCWRSGFVRLASPLAEEPVPLGVAWLFQDVTELKRTEQDGSLLRFRAHQLHRAGRAAAECPDPAEAAAVHLDFALAGFADHALVDLARTPAPAPYGAVDADAAWDADPPAPDGGPGAPARAPRLVRALASPAGAPGPSEAVPAAGIPVAYVAGHPALQAYARRGSVRASAGQDPAEGWAAARNWPDGTVHGLCVVLRSRGRTLGVATFLRMPARRPFDRADADYAEEVAARIAAALDLAGAAGA, encoded by the coding sequence GTGGACGGGCCCGGACAGGCGGCCTCCGGGCCCCCGCGGACCGGCGTGGACACCGAGCCCGACCGACCTCCGGACGCCGACGACTCCGGGCTGCTCGCCGCCCTCCTGGACGGCATGGACGCCGCCCTGATGGCCTTCGCCGCCGACGGCACGGTCACGCACTGGAACCACGAGGCCGCCCGCATCCTCGGCTGGACGCCACAGGAGGCGGTCGGCCGCCCCGGTCTGACGGGCTGGGCGGTCCGCGCGGAGGACGCCGAGGGCGTGCAGTCCGCGCTGGCCGCCGCGATGCGCGCCCCGGGCCGTCAGGTGCACGACTTCGCCCTGCTGGCCAAGGACGGCCACCGCGTCCTGGTCCGCACCCAGTCCTCCGCGGTGCACGCCGCCGACGGGCGGGTCGCCGGGGTCTACTGCGCCTTCAGCGAGTCGCACACCCAGCTCGACCTGGAACGGGCCGTGGCGCTGAGCGAGGCGCTCTTCGAGGACGCCACCTGGGGCGTGGTGCTGATCGACGCCGACCTGCGGCCCGCGGTCGTCAACGGACACGCCGCCCGCGCCTTCGGCAGGGGCCGTACCGCGCTGTTGGGCCGCCCGCTGGGCGATGTCCTGGCGCAGGGCGTCGAGGAGCTGGAGAACGCCTTCCAGCACGTCCTGGCCGAGGGCGCGCCGCCGGCGATCGCGGAGCTGTGGGTGACGCTGCGGGACGGCGAGTGCGAACTCCCGCGCCGGTGCTGGCGCAGCGGCTTCGTCCGACTGGCCTCGCCGCTGGCCGAGGAACCCGTCCCGCTCGGCGTGGCCTGGCTCTTCCAGGACGTCACCGAACTCAAGCGCACCGAGCAGGACGGCTCCCTGCTGCGCTTCCGGGCCCATCAACTGCACCGCGCGGGCCGGGCCGCCGCCGAGTGCCCGGACCCGGCCGAGGCCGCCGCGGTCCACCTCGACTTCGCGCTGGCGGGCTTCGCCGACCACGCCCTGGTCGATCTGGCCCGCACCCCGGCCCCGGCCCCGTACGGCGCGGTGGACGCGGACGCCGCATGGGACGCGGACCCGCCCGCCCCGGACGGCGGTCCGGGCGCCCCGGCCCGGGCGCCCCGACTGGTGCGGGCGCTGGCCTCCCCGGCGGGCGCGCCCGGCCCCTCGGAGGCCGTCCCGGCGGCCGGCATCCCGGTGGCCTACGTGGCGGGCCACCCGGCGCTCCAGGCGTACGCGCGGCGCGGCTCGGTGCGGGCCAGCGCCGGTCAGGACCCGGCCGAGGGCTGGGCGGCGGCCCGCAACTGGCCGGACGGCACGGTGCACGGGCTGTGCGTGGTGCTCCGCAGTCGGGGCCGCACCCTCGGGGTCGCCACCTTCCTGCGGATGCCCGCCCGCCGCCCCTTCGACCGCGCGGACGCCGACTACGCCGAGGAGGTCGCCGCCCGCATCGCCGCCGCGCTGGACCTCGCGGGGGCGGCGGGGGCGTGA
- the pdxH gene encoding pyridoxamine 5'-phosphate oxidase, with protein sequence MRAHYRAEGIAESDLAASPYDQFGRWFKDAAVAGLHEPNAMVVSTADAAGRPSSRTVLLKAFDERGFVFFTNYTSRKGRELAENPHVSLLFPWHPLARQVIVIGTAERIGRDETAAYFRTRPHGSQLGAWASEQSAPIASRDELERAYEELAARYPEGEQVPAPPHWGGYRVTPETVEFWQGRLNRLHDRLRYVREGDPEAGQWRVERLAP encoded by the coding sequence ATGCGTGCGCACTACCGCGCCGAGGGAATCGCCGAGTCCGACCTCGCCGCGAGCCCCTACGACCAGTTCGGACGCTGGTTCAAGGACGCGGCGGTGGCCGGCCTGCACGAGCCGAACGCCATGGTCGTCTCGACGGCGGACGCCGCCGGCCGGCCCAGCTCAAGAACCGTGCTGCTCAAGGCATTCGACGAGCGCGGCTTCGTCTTCTTCACCAACTACACCAGCCGCAAGGGCCGCGAACTGGCCGAGAACCCGCACGTCTCCCTGCTGTTCCCCTGGCACCCGCTGGCCCGCCAGGTCATCGTGATCGGGACCGCCGAGCGCATCGGCCGGGACGAGACCGCCGCCTACTTCCGCACCCGCCCGCACGGCTCCCAACTGGGTGCCTGGGCCAGCGAGCAGTCCGCGCCGATCGCCTCCCGCGACGAACTGGAGCGTGCCTATGAGGAGTTGGCGGCCCGCTACCCGGAGGGCGAGCAGGTGCCGGCGCCCCCGCACTGGGGCGGCTACCGCGTCACCCCCGAGACGGTCGAGTTCTGGCAGGGCCGTCTGAACCGCCTCCACGACCGACTGCGGTACGTCCGCGAGGGCGATCCCGAGGCGGGCCAGTGGCGGGTGGAGCGCCTCGCGCCCTAG
- a CDS encoding citrate synthase 2 produces MSDFVPGLEGVVAFETEIAEPDKEGGALRYRGVDIEDLVGHVSFENVWGLLVDGAFKPGLPPAEPFPIPVHSGDIRVDVQSALAMLAPVWGLKPLLDIDEQTARDNLARAAVMALSYVAQSARGQGLPMVPQKEIDKAETVVERFMKRWRGEPDPKHVKAVDAYWTSAAEHGMNASTFTARVIASTGADVAAALSGAVGAMSGPLHGGAPSRVLGMIEEIERTGDAGAYVRQALDRGERLMGFGHRVYRAEDPRARVLRRTAKELGAPRFEVAEALEKAALEELHNRRPDRVLATNVEFWAAIVLDFAEVPAHMFTSMFTCARTAGWSAHVLEQKRTGRLVRPSARYVGPAARSPQSIAGYEDIAQR; encoded by the coding sequence ATGTCCGACTTCGTTCCCGGGCTTGAGGGAGTCGTCGCGTTCGAGACGGAGATCGCCGAACCCGATAAGGAGGGCGGCGCGCTCCGCTACCGCGGGGTGGACATCGAGGACCTCGTCGGGCACGTGTCCTTCGAGAACGTCTGGGGGCTGCTGGTCGACGGGGCGTTCAAGCCGGGGCTGCCGCCCGCCGAGCCCTTCCCGATCCCGGTGCACTCGGGTGACATCCGGGTCGATGTACAGTCCGCGCTCGCCATGTTGGCGCCCGTATGGGGCCTGAAACCACTGCTCGACATCGACGAGCAGACCGCCCGCGACAACCTCGCCCGGGCCGCCGTGATGGCGCTGTCCTACGTCGCCCAGTCGGCGCGCGGCCAGGGCCTGCCGATGGTGCCGCAGAAGGAGATCGACAAGGCGGAGACCGTCGTGGAGCGCTTCATGAAGCGCTGGCGCGGGGAGCCCGACCCCAAGCACGTCAAGGCCGTCGACGCCTACTGGACCTCGGCCGCCGAGCACGGCATGAACGCCTCGACCTTCACCGCCCGGGTCATCGCCTCGACAGGCGCGGACGTGGCGGCGGCGCTGTCCGGCGCCGTCGGCGCCATGTCCGGCCCGCTGCACGGCGGCGCGCCCTCCCGCGTCCTCGGCATGATCGAGGAGATCGAGCGGACCGGTGACGCCGGCGCCTACGTCCGACAGGCGCTGGACCGCGGCGAGCGGCTGATGGGCTTCGGCCACCGCGTCTACCGCGCCGAGGACCCGCGGGCGCGGGTGCTGCGACGGACCGCCAAGGAACTGGGCGCCCCGCGCTTCGAAGTCGCCGAGGCCCTGGAGAAGGCCGCCCTGGAGGAGTTGCACAACCGCCGCCCCGACCGGGTGCTGGCCACCAACGTGGAGTTCTGGGCGGCCATCGTCCTGGACTTCGCGGAGGTCCCGGCGCACATGTTCACCTCCATGTTCACCTGCGCCCGCACGGCGGGCTGGAGCGCCCACGTCCTGGAGCAGAAGCGGACGGGACGCCTGGTCCGCCCGTCCGCCCGATACGTGGGCCCGGCGGCGCGGAGCCCGCAGTCGATCGCGGGCTATGAGGACATCGCCCAACGCTGA
- a CDS encoding TetR/AcrR family transcriptional regulator, producing MGALTPARGAKEPQQERSRATRLKLLEAAVACLAERGWTGSTVAVVAERAGVSRGAAQHHFRTREDLFTAAVEHVAEKRQGALKALAHDLPPAGSIARTWMIVEEVVGLYTGPLFRAALHLWVAASDEEQLRDRVTALEARVGREAHRTTVALLAADESVPGVRETVQGLLDMARGLGLANLLTDDSARRDRVVAQWAKNIDAVLSA from the coding sequence ATGGGTGCGCTGACCCCGGCCCGCGGCGCCAAGGAGCCCCAGCAGGAGCGCAGCCGCGCCACCCGGCTCAAGCTGCTGGAGGCCGCCGTCGCCTGCCTCGCCGAACGCGGCTGGACCGGCAGCACGGTCGCCGTCGTCGCCGAACGGGCGGGCGTCTCCCGCGGCGCCGCCCAGCACCACTTCCGCACCCGCGAGGACCTGTTCACCGCCGCCGTCGAGCACGTCGCGGAGAAGCGCCAGGGCGCGCTCAAGGCCCTGGCGCACGACCTCCCGCCGGCCGGCTCCATCGCCCGCACCTGGATGATCGTCGAGGAGGTGGTCGGCCTCTACACGGGCCCGCTGTTCCGGGCCGCGCTCCACCTGTGGGTGGCCGCCTCCGACGAGGAACAACTCCGCGACCGGGTCACCGCCCTGGAGGCCCGAGTGGGCCGCGAGGCGCACCGCACGACGGTGGCGCTGCTCGCCGCCGACGAGTCCGTCCCCGGCGTCCGGGAGACCGTCCAGGGCCTCCTGGACATGGCCCGCGGCCTCGGCCTCGCGAACCTGCTGACGGACGACTCGGCACGGCGGGACCGGGTCGTGGCCCAATGGGCCAAGAACATCGACGCGGTGCTGTCCGCCTGA
- a CDS encoding enoyl-CoA hydratase family protein, with translation MTYVERAHERGITTLTLNSPHNRNALSTRLVAELHQALADAAADDAVRAVLLAHTGGTFCAGADLSEATTGDAKDGPLELTRLLRALVELPKPVVARVTGHVRAGGLGLLGACDLSVAGPQTTFAFTEARLGLAPAVISMPLLPRMDARAAARYYLTGEKFGPTEAARIGLVTLAADDVDAGLAPLLDGLRKGSPQGLAESKKLVTAHVLAAFDRDTDALAARSARLFGSAEAREGMTAFLERRDPAWVR, from the coding sequence ATGACGTACGTGGAGCGCGCCCACGAGCGCGGAATCACCACCCTCACCCTCAACTCCCCCCACAACCGCAACGCCCTCTCCACCCGCCTGGTCGCCGAACTGCACCAGGCCCTCGCGGACGCCGCCGCCGACGACGCCGTCCGGGCCGTGCTGCTCGCCCACACCGGCGGCACGTTCTGCGCCGGCGCGGACCTCTCCGAGGCCACCACCGGCGACGCCAAGGACGGCCCCCTGGAGCTCACCCGACTGCTGCGCGCCCTCGTGGAACTGCCCAAGCCGGTGGTCGCCCGGGTGACCGGCCACGTCCGCGCCGGCGGGCTCGGACTGCTCGGCGCCTGCGACCTCTCCGTCGCCGGCCCGCAGACCACCTTCGCGTTCACCGAGGCGCGGCTCGGCCTCGCCCCCGCCGTGATCTCGATGCCGCTGCTGCCCCGTATGGACGCCCGCGCCGCCGCCCGCTACTACCTCACCGGCGAGAAGTTCGGCCCCACCGAGGCGGCCCGGATCGGCCTGGTCACCCTCGCCGCCGACGACGTCGACGCGGGCCTGGCGCCCCTGTTGGACGGCCTGCGCAAGGGCTCCCCGCAGGGCCTGGCCGAGTCCAAGAAACTCGTCACGGCGCACGTCCTGGCCGCCTTCGACCGGGACACCGACGCGCTCGCCGCCCGGTCCGCCCGGCTCTTCGGCTCCGCCGAGGCCCGCGAGGGCATGACCGCCTTCCTGGAGCGACGGGACCCGGCATGGGTGCGCTGA
- a CDS encoding 4-coumarate--CoA ligase family protein, whose amino-acid sequence MASPTSHDSHDSHVFRSAYPDVAPVELPIHEAVLGRAAEHGARPALVDALTGTTLDYARLDHLSRRLAAALAASGLRKGDVLALHSPNSVLFPVVFYAASRCGAAVTTVHPLATEAEFARQLADSRASRIVTVAALLDTARAAARRAGGITEILLCDRADGHRSVLDLTAEDHPDPAPEIDPATDLAALPYSSGTTGAPKGVMLTHRNIATNLAQLAPLMANGPGDRILAVLPFFHIYGLTALMNAPLRNGATVVVLPRFDLRQFLTAVERHRITEIYTAPPIVLALAKHPMVEEFDLSSLRRVLCAAAPLDAGLAAACARRLGLPAVLQAYGMTELSPATHVVPPDTAGPATTAPRAAGPPPGAVGTLLPSTELRIVSLETGRDLGPGETGEILIRGPQVMRGYLGRPAETDAMIDPDGWLHTGDIGRTDAAGWLHVVDRVKELIKYKGYQVAPADLEALLLAHEAVADAAVIGVTDDDGNEIPKAFVVRRQGAALTADEVIAYVAERVAPYKKVRRVEFLDSVPRATTGKILRRELRARERSSTVR is encoded by the coding sequence ATGGCGTCCCCGACGTCCCACGACTCCCACGACTCCCACGTCTTCCGCAGCGCGTACCCCGACGTCGCCCCCGTGGAGCTGCCGATCCACGAGGCCGTCCTCGGGCGGGCGGCCGAGCACGGCGCGCGCCCCGCCCTCGTCGACGCCCTCACCGGCACCACGCTCGACTACGCCCGCCTCGACCACCTCAGCCGCCGCCTGGCCGCCGCCCTGGCCGCCTCCGGGCTCCGCAAGGGCGACGTGCTGGCCCTGCACAGCCCCAACTCGGTCCTCTTCCCGGTGGTGTTCTACGCCGCGTCGCGCTGCGGGGCGGCGGTCACCACCGTCCACCCGCTCGCCACCGAGGCCGAGTTCGCCCGCCAGCTGGCCGACTCCCGGGCGTCCCGGATCGTCACCGTGGCGGCACTGCTGGACACCGCTCGGGCCGCCGCCCGACGGGCCGGCGGCATCACCGAGATCCTCCTGTGCGACCGCGCCGACGGCCACCGCTCCGTCCTCGACCTGACCGCCGAGGACCACCCCGACCCCGCCCCGGAGATCGACCCGGCGACCGACCTGGCCGCGCTCCCGTATTCCTCCGGCACCACCGGCGCCCCCAAGGGCGTGATGCTCACCCACCGCAACATCGCCACCAACCTCGCCCAACTGGCCCCGCTGATGGCCAACGGCCCCGGCGACCGCATCCTGGCCGTGCTCCCCTTCTTCCACATCTACGGGCTCACCGCCCTGATGAACGCCCCGCTGCGCAACGGCGCCACCGTCGTCGTCCTGCCCCGCTTCGACCTCCGCCAGTTCCTCACCGCCGTCGAGCGGCACCGCATCACCGAGATCTACACCGCACCCCCGATCGTGCTGGCACTCGCCAAACACCCGATGGTCGAGGAGTTCGACCTGTCCTCCCTCCGCCGCGTGCTGTGCGCCGCCGCGCCGCTGGACGCCGGCCTGGCCGCCGCCTGCGCCCGACGGCTCGGCCTGCCCGCCGTCCTCCAGGCATACGGGATGACCGAACTCTCCCCGGCCACCCATGTGGTGCCGCCCGACACCGCCGGCCCCGCGACGACGGCGCCACGCGCCGCAGGCCCTCCCCCGGGAGCGGTCGGCACCCTGCTGCCCAGTACGGAACTGCGGATCGTCTCCCTGGAGACGGGGCGGGACCTGGGACCGGGGGAGACCGGCGAGATCCTCATCCGGGGCCCGCAGGTGATGCGCGGCTACCTGGGACGCCCCGCCGAGACCGACGCGATGATCGACCCCGACGGCTGGCTGCACACCGGCGACATCGGGCGGACCGACGCCGCCGGCTGGCTCCATGTCGTCGACCGCGTCAAGGAGTTGATCAAATACAAGGGCTACCAGGTCGCCCCCGCCGACCTGGAGGCGCTGCTGCTCGCCCACGAGGCCGTCGCGGACGCGGCCGTCATCGGTGTCACCGACGACGACGGCAACGAGATCCCCAAGGCGTTCGTGGTCCGCCGGCAGGGGGCCGCGCTCACCGCGGACGAGGTCATCGCCTACGTTGCAGAACGAGTTGCCCCGTACAAGAAGGTGCGCCGCGTGGAATTCCTGGACAGCGTCCCGCGCGCCACCACCGGAAAGATCCTCCGGCGCGAACTCCGCGCCAGGGAAAGGAGTTCGACGGTCCGATGA
- a CDS encoding acyl-CoA dehydrogenase family protein, translated as MSNALSNPVIESEEHRALRAAVAALAKRYGREYFATVVAEGRHTDELWQEAAKAGYLGVNLPEEYGGGGAGITELSLVLEELGAAGCPLLMLVVSPAICGTVIARFGTEEQKRTWLPGLADGSRKMAFGITEPDAGSNSHRITTTARKDGGDWVLNGRKIFVSGVDIADATLIVGRTEDARTGKLKPCLFIVPRETPGFGRSPVPMELAAPEKQFELTLDDVRLPADALVGEEDAGLLQLFAGLNPERIMTAAFALGMGRYALARAVDYARTRQVWKEPIGAHQALAHPLAQCHIELELAALMMRKAALLYDAGDDMAAGEAANMAKYAAAEAAVHTVDQAVHTLGGNGLTREYGLASLVTAARVARIAPVSREMILNFVSHQSLGLPKSY; from the coding sequence ATGAGCAACGCCCTGAGCAACCCCGTGATCGAGTCCGAGGAACACCGCGCCCTGCGCGCCGCCGTCGCCGCCCTCGCCAAGCGCTACGGCCGGGAGTACTTCGCCACCGTCGTCGCCGAGGGCCGGCACACCGACGAGCTGTGGCAGGAGGCCGCCAAGGCCGGCTACCTCGGCGTGAACCTGCCCGAGGAGTACGGCGGCGGAGGCGCCGGCATCACCGAACTCTCCCTGGTCCTGGAGGAGTTGGGGGCAGCCGGCTGCCCGCTGCTGATGCTGGTGGTCTCGCCGGCGATCTGCGGCACGGTCATCGCCCGCTTCGGCACCGAGGAGCAGAAGCGCACCTGGCTGCCCGGACTGGCCGACGGCAGCCGCAAGATGGCCTTCGGCATCACCGAGCCGGACGCCGGATCCAACTCGCACCGCATCACCACCACCGCCCGCAAGGACGGCGGAGACTGGGTCCTCAACGGGCGGAAGATCTTCGTCTCCGGTGTGGACATCGCCGACGCGACACTGATCGTCGGCCGCACCGAGGACGCCCGCACCGGGAAGCTCAAGCCCTGCCTGTTCATCGTCCCGCGCGAGACCCCCGGCTTCGGCCGCAGCCCGGTCCCGATGGAACTGGCCGCGCCGGAGAAGCAGTTCGAGCTGACCCTGGACGACGTGCGGCTGCCCGCCGACGCCCTGGTGGGCGAAGAAGACGCCGGACTGCTCCAACTGTTCGCCGGCCTCAACCCGGAACGCATCATGACCGCCGCGTTCGCCCTCGGCATGGGCCGCTACGCGCTGGCCAGGGCCGTGGACTACGCCCGCACCCGGCAGGTCTGGAAGGAGCCGATCGGCGCCCACCAGGCCCTCGCCCACCCGCTCGCCCAGTGCCACATCGAACTGGAACTGGCCGCGCTGATGATGCGGAAGGCGGCGCTGCTCTACGACGCGGGCGACGACATGGCCGCCGGCGAGGCCGCCAACATGGCCAAGTACGCGGCGGCCGAGGCTGCGGTGCACACCGTCGACCAGGCCGTGCACACCCTGGGCGGCAACGGCCTCACCCGGGAATACGGGCTGGCGTCCCTGGTCACCGCCGCCCGGGTGGCGCGGATCGCCCCGGTCAGCCGGGAGATGATCCTCAACTTCGTCTCGCACCAGTCCCTGGGGCTGCCCAAGTCGTACTGA